The Anastrepha ludens isolate Willacy chromosome 2, idAnaLude1.1, whole genome shotgun sequence genome contains a region encoding:
- the LOC128868438 gene encoding methylcrotonoyl-CoA carboxylase subunit alpha, mitochondrial: MYTRLLRNVLTLRSYGTKASPSVQVRPIDKILIANRGEIACRVIRTARRLGVRTVAVYSDPDEHSLHASLADEAYRVGEAASAASYLRGQHIIEIAKKAKCQAIHPGYGFLSESVEFAELCQSQNIIFMGPPSTAIRDMGIKSTSKAIMAAAGVPIINGYHGEDQSDERLQAEADKIGFPLMIKAVRGGGGKGMRVADNKEEFLTALNSARNESQKSFGDSSVLLERYVRSPRHVEVQIFADQYGEAVYLWERDCSVQRRHQKIIEEAPAPGLSEQLRCELGEAAVRAAKAVGYVGAGTVEFIMDKEDLSFHFMEMNTRLQVEHPISEMITGTDLVEWQIRISSGERLPLTQEQIRRKGHAFEARIYAENPREGFLPGAGPLRYLATPQPNEFVRVETGVREGDEVSVHYDPMIAKLVVWGENRTQALNSLIARLREYHITGLETNINFLIDLAAHPEFQQGNVHTGFIEEHFNTLFPPIEINDEQLCKAVTALVLNEMQTFGSNSSRNDPFNAAQNKRLNYSLIRSFNLKANDNVFNTKVRYDESAFQVQVDNGPWKNVKSERIPDSQRLKIRANIDNSISTFNANIDGTEVTVFLDNGKLSFKLVQPKFLTALSEEHGGIGGNKIVAPMPGVLERILVKPGDKVQKGDSLAVLIAMKMEHILKAPQDATIKSIGGVEGENIAKGAAVIIFEDEAAE; encoded by the exons ATGTATACACGATTGCTACGAAATGTTCTGACGTTAAG AAGTTACGGCACGAAAGCATCACCCAGTGTCCAAGTGCGGCCGATCGACAAAATTCTAATCGCAAATCGTGGTGAGATCGCATGCCGTGTAATTCGTACTGCACGCCGTctgggtgtacgcacggttgcCGTATACTCTGATCCAGATGAACACTCATTGCATGCATCGCTCGCAGATGAGGCATATCGTGTGGGTGAAGCAGCGTCGGCAGCTTCTTATTTGCGCGGTCAACACATCATTGAAATCGCAAAAAAAGCTAAATGCCAAGCAATACACCCTGGTTATGGCTTTCTCTCTGAATCTGTGGAATTCGCCGAGTTGTGCCAAagtcaaaatataattttcatggGACCACCAAGCACGGCCATACGCGATATGGGTATAAAGAGCACAAGCAAAGCGATTATGGCCGCTGCAGGCGTACCAATCATTAATGGTTATCATGGTGAGGATCAATCCGACGAACGTTTGCAAGCGGAGGCAGACAAAATCGGGTTTCCACTAATGATCAAGGCAGTGCGCGGTGGTGGTGGTAAAGGAATGCGCGTTGCAGACAATAAAGAGGAATTTTTGACAGCGCTGAATTCGGCGCGCAACGAATCTCAGAAATCATTCGGCGACAGTTCGGTGCTATTAGAGCGTTATGTACGCTCTCCAAGACATGTAGAAGTTCAAATATTTGCCGATCAATACGGCGAGGCGGTGTACTTGTGGGAGCGTGATTGCTCTGTGCAGCGCCGGCATCAGAAGATCATTGAGGAAGCACCGGCT CCTGGTCTATCTGAGCAACTTCGTTGCGAATTGGGGGAAGCAGCAGTACGCGCCGCCAAGGCGGTGGGTTATGTTGGCGCTGGCACTGTAGAGTTTATCATGGACAAAGAAGATCTATCGTTCCATTTCATGGAAATGAATACGCGTCTGCAGGTAGAGCATCCAATATCGGAAATGATCACAGGCACAGATTTGGTCGAATGGCAAATACGCATTTCGTCAGGCGAGCGTTTACCGCTGACGCAAGAACAAATCAGACGCAAGGGGCATGCATTTGAAGCGCGTATTTACGCCGAAAATCCACG CGAGGGATTTCTACCTGGCGCTGGCCCACTGCGTTACCTAGCGACACCGCAACCGAATGAGTTTGTGCGGGTCGAAACAGGCGTGCGAGAGGGTGACGAGGTGTCCGTACATTACGATCCAATGATCGCAAAGTTGGTTGTTTGGGGTGAGAATCGGACTCAGGCCTTGAATAGCCTAATCGCACGGCTACGCGAATATCAT ATCACCGGTCTAGAAACCAATATTAACTTTCTCATTGATTTGGCTGCACATCCAGAATTCCAACAGGGAAACGTTCACACGGGATTCATTGAGGAACACTTTAATACACTCTTTCCACCCATCGAAATCAATGATGAACAACTTTGCAAAGCTGTTACTGCCTTAGTCCTAAATGAAATGCAAACTTTCGGCAGCAATTCCAGCAGAAACGATCCATTTAATGCGGCACAAAATAAACGCTTGAATTATTCGCTGATAAGGAGTTTTAATCTTAAAGCGAACGACAATG tttttaatacaaaagtgcGCTACGACGAATCCGCCTTTCAAGTACAAGTCGATAATGGTCCatggaaaaatgtaaaatcaGAGCGTATTCCGGATAGTCAGCGGCTCAAAATTAGAGCAAATATTGACAACAGCATTTCAACATTTAATGCTAACATCGATGGCACAGAAGTTACAGTCTTTTTGGAT AATGGCAAATTAAGCTTTAAATTAGTGCAGCCGAAATTCCTAACTGCTCTCTCCGAAGAACATGGCGGTATTGGGGGCAATAAAATTGTGGCGCCAATGCCAGGTGTCTTGGAGCGAATATTGGTGAAACCTGGTGATAAAGTGCAAAAGGGTGATAGCTTAGCGGTGCTCATAG CAATGAAAATGGAGCATATTCTGAAAGCACCTCAGGATGCCACTATTAAGTCTATAGGTGGCGTTGAAGGCGAAAATATTGCCAAAGGCGCAGCAGTTATTATATTTGAAGATGAGGCTGCtgagtaa